AAATGTATGCTCtggcaaattttgttttaagcAATTTtgtatggaaaaataaaataccgataaatttgaatattagacACGAATTGATTGTGTATTCGACCCCCCCTTTTGTCCATAGTTACCATAGAGTAAAATTATGCCTGAAAAAGGTGTCATGGGAAAGTTGTTTAGGAAAAAACACCATGACATTAAAAATATGCGCGGAACAATTGAATAATTATATTTAGATCGTTATTATCCGGATAGTTGTCGAGGATTACACAAACTCAATTCTCTTTCTTGGAATGAAACCGGAggagtttttgaaatatatccCACTCCGGTTTCTGAAAAGATTGAAGTTTACTGTGATCTCATGACAGATGAAGGAGGATGGATTGTGAGTTGAATCGATTCACTTAATCAAaatagaatttagaaataaaaaattatctaaaatctctatttataatgaaaacaaaacaaatcaaacttgACTTAAAAGTTGGATGTTTTCACAAAGGTATTTCAACGTCGAATGGATGGCTCTGAAGATTTTTATAGGGGATGGGATGATTATGTAAATGGGTTTGGAAATACGATTGGAGAATTTTGGCTTGGTGAGTTTTGCCTATTCACATAAATACCATCGATGGCCTTCAATAAATATACGAATAGATGTGCGATGTGCATTTTTTTCGTTTAAGGACATGGATAATGTGCGTCCGGATACGTGAAAAATCAgcagaagattttttttttgtttctgatcATTTTGTTCTAATTTGCTTCGCTCGGTAATGTAGGCCTacttaattattgaaaaacatttcatttttccCATTGATGAATAAGACAAATATGTTATATCCTAACTTATTCCTCTTAAACGCATCAACGCATTCATCAGGATTGTTCACGGAAAGGTTATTTCCGTGGGAATCTTACTAATCTGGGATCTTAAGAATTTATCTCGGGTTGTGTCGATGTAAAATTTATAGTTTTCGAGTTTTTAACTTGTTACGAAGAATGATCTATCATAGGGTTCTCAATCCGCATTTCCCGATTTTAACGtgtaattttaattcattttgagaaaaactacaaaattttattaggtttagaaaATATCCACCAGATGTTGAAAGGCAAGACGTTTGAACTCAGAGTAGACATGGAAGACTGGGAAGGAAACAAAGCCTATGCAAAATATGGGTATAACTTCGAACATTCATGTTAATTTAAAATCACGTTTATAATTGATTGTTTTTGTATGCTCTAATATTTTCAGAACATTTTCAATCGGCGATTCTTCAACGAATTATCGCTTAACGGTCGGTCAATACAGTGGGAATGCTGGAAATTCTTTAGGAGACGCCCAACATCAACGACGACCCTTCACAACAAAAGACGCAGATCATGATACATATCGTGACAAAAACTGTGCTGTCACTTTCAAGGGAGCGTTCTGGTACGGAGCTTGTCATAAAACAAATCTGAATGGGCTGTATATCAAAGGTGGAAAGGCACAATACGCAATCTCTGTTGTCTGGTATGACTGGAAAGGTCATGAATATTCTTTGAAgtttgttgaaatgaaaatgagaCAGAAGCAATAGACGAATTTTATATGGTTTACATATAATATCCATTAGCCagcatttgtaaaatatatactttacaacaatattaataataacttaTACAAATCGAGAGTTTTTTTATGATGGATATATTAAATAGATTCATAAAGATTTCTTGATATACTCTAGCttttttatattaacaataGCTAGTTTATCGCATATCGTTTTGTCGCTCTTCCAATGCAAATGATCTTGCAATGTTTGCAGAAGTTCAAGCTAAGTAATGGACTATGACGTGAtcaatcaatattaatattgacaaattgcaataaatttatatatatatatatatatatatgatctgCAAACGTTGAAGggaagttttggaaaattatttgCGCCTGGCCGATAATCTTTTTTTGTATATTGCATAATGGGCATGCCATTTCGTTTGTTCCACAAAAAGCCACGTTTctcaaattgctttgaaatatgaCATAAAAAGGATATCAACTGGGCCATCGTATCAGAGTGTGACgctttcaattcatcaaaaataggtgtgagcagttttgagaggaaaattcattatttttttcatatattgacTTAAATCTTACGTTAAAGGACTATTTGGCATCCCTGATAATTAAAGGTAACATTACGGAACGGGTACCCAAACCAATAATACGGTCACAGTATATTGAATACATTGATCTAAGCGTGCAATCTTACTACAAATCTAttacggcaggggtcggcaaccttttgtcgctcgtgggccaaaattaaggttgcaagtcattggcggaccgcacatatttttagaaagttgaaaaatcgaacggatgatactcttttatcataaaaattaagcagtgatacatctctcgaatagaatatagatttatttcctcattgcatctcataaaattccatttgaatattttcggcgccattgaaccctttgcacttagcatcaacttttctgcgttttgttgccatttgcttaattataattaaattatatgctcaataaacgagtaattgtgaattatataatcgttaggttataatacaaaaaatatatttgtcaaaacgaatgttttgttaccataatttagtgaagcgtcgcgggccgaatccggcccgcgggccgtaggttgccgacccctgtattACGGCATAATACTTGTTTCGTTTCTCTTATTATACCGTGATACTCAAGTAACATACTATCATTTTTTGACCACGTTGAgatgaattgaattgaaaaataggtTACCTAACAAAAATTATACCCGCTATTAATGCGTTACCTTTTAGTTCAATTGCGATAATTGACAAACGAAGCGTTGGCAAGTGGATATGAAATTGACGAAGGCTTGGGGAATGCGCCGAAACATTCAGTGATTCCTTCAATTTGTCTCCCGCACTTTACACAGCGCCGGGGGATTTCTCAATGCTTCCTATGCTTCCGAAATGCACTCAGGCTTGAATCCTACGAATACTCCGACACTTTTTCAGgcaaattatacaaaatctcATATAACTATAGCCACTGAAACAACGCCATCCAATCGTTCTCATGACTATGTTTtacgttttaattttatttattatcaaaccaGATATATGTAATCATTTCCTAATTCCAGACGTAAGTCCACTTTCGCAGTtttgcaaaaagaaaaaatgagcACTGGATAAATCatcaataataattgtaaaCAAGACGTCCAATGCTAACGAGTTCAGCAAAATCTGAAGTTTCGAGGAAATGGGTAGGTAATTGGAAGTTAATTGCATCCTGTTGAAATTAGGTTTGGCTTTATTGGAAAGTTTAATTTGAGTTTTTAGAAGTCAGCttgttatattttaaatgaaattcgcTAGGTAGGCAAATGTATCTAAATTTCATAAACCCCTTCATTGATAACCAAATATTAAAGCAATTGCTAAGTGCTTGTCAATCATCTTTTTTGATTGAGAATTGGAACCAAATCACGCCCAGCCGTGCAGTTTCACGAATGCACAATCTTGCCAAGTCTGTATAGAACCCTCAGAAAATTTGGTGTTTTACAAAACTACAAAATCTTCATTAAACAAAGATGCGATCTGCGGTCAACCCAGTTATtcgtatctggccctcctgtatggGAGGTTGTACAACCCTGAAATAGAGCATAGCTTCATGAGTATAAGCATTTTCCTTATAgaaagaagatatttttgagCAAAGGGCATCTTAGCATGACGCAACAATTTTACGAATGTCGTCGTCTTGCCGATAGACTAGGATTCTTAGAATGGACTCAGCCTTTGTAGCAAAGTCTTTCGCAAGGCATTGCACGCTAAACGAATGGCTCACACTTCCACGTGTCCCAtgcagagttggatcaattgtaatttgtaatcgatgtaattaattacagtttttcgtgtaattgtaatgtaattgaggcattttcattctgtgtaactgtaatttgctaaaattttggctcaattacactttcaattagaccaggggtcaccaaactacgccGTCCTTTCATCTGGCCCGCAATGACACGAAAAgggcgaaatatttttccaaggaTTGTTTTGCGAGAATCGCcttccttttttatttcgtaGCATTAGTCAATCAGCAAGATCcgaaaaagtgacgtaacaatatgcCTTTTCGCATCCGTTAAGACACTCAGACAGTTTTTCAGTCGTGGTCGTAAACAATACCTCATTTTGTGATTTCGAATGCTATTCGATAGTTTGCATTTTGACGAAAACCCATTAATGCATTGGAAGAAAAAATCAGAAGAATTTCCCAGGCTTGCTTCTTTAGCCAAGAATTATTTGGGACTAACATCAACATCAGTCCCTTCAGAAAGAATAAATTTATTGGGGTCAGAAACTTTTCGCGGCCTAATTTTCATCCAGTGCAATCCAACAGTTTTTAAGCAAGTGAAActgtaaatacgaatcaaaatatactAGTCAGGTTAGTGGCCACAATGATCGTTTTGACCAAAACTTTTGGTATTttgtgttgttgttcttgttctttgacatagttattgaaaagtcgcttttctcttcgattactggaccaaatgctttgtgaaattttcagtggttgaagatggaatttttttctagaaggatattacttttttcatttctaaatttcgtataAAATCGGATATTTCGTCcaagattttgctgtattattttattcatgggaacactggctgtctgATTTGATTcttgctacgcgaaactcggaatttttttgAGGGTATCGGCAGCGTCAAGGGTAAAAACTGCTTCACTCTgtgtaacgtgtccatatatttgagcattgctttgttgtaattgtaaatgtatttgtaaatgtaatttgatattttttgcacggagtaattttgatgtgattgaaaaatttaagGGAGTAATTGTAATGGTATTTGTAATTCAACTGAATTATtgtaattgatccaactctggtcCCATGTTGATGGTGCTGCATAAGTCAATATAGATGAAGCTACCTCATTTTCATCACAGccttttcaaacaatttttttaacaaatctcTGAAGTCTGAACAAACAACCTATACCACTGAAGAATGGTTAATTAAAAAAGAATATCTTTTTCAGACGGggaaacattgattttaaaaaacaacGTAGTTTTCAAAAGTAGTCATATTCTATTTAGATAGGACTGGAAATAAGTAATCAGTAAATCGTTCTAAGATGATCACGGGCCATTCCAGGTAATATTCCCTATTCTAATTTACACTTAcccaataattattaatttgcaCAAATTTTTTCTGGTGGTCtctaattcaaaataataaaatgcatgGACGTCACCAAGAAATCCTAacaaatacaaaatcaaaaatatgattgTTGGTGATAATTGTACAATAATGATAAGTTCAGAATTAGTTGGCAGTTGAAATATATTGGTCATATACCTATAATTAAATGACACTAATTAGTATATTCGGGAGGTAGTGCCGAAGGTTTCAAATTACCATATTTCCCGTCCACTGAACTCGAAATTATGGCATTTAGGGTTATACTTGATTTTCGTATCCATATGATTATAGTACTTCCTGTTACGAAGTACTTTTCCAGTTACATCTTGCTAGTTACTAGACTGTTTCGATGTGTTACTTCGGCAAATTTACATGAAAATGCTGTAAATAATAACGTAACAAGCCCAGTTTTCATATTATCACCCGTGAATTCAGGCAATGCCGTTTTCTGCTGCGCCTTTAACACCAACAGTTGTAACTGACTCATTCAGTCCTGTTACGGTCAAATTGTTTTCTTTAAAATTCTAAGTTATGTAGAAAAGTTAGTTATTGTAAGAAATTGAAACGTTAGCTTTGTAGCCTTGTAGGTCATAAGTTTCTGCCACTTCCTATCTCAAAAACATTCGAATTGTATTTGGCAGTATGAACGAGGAAGCTGTATTATGGAAACACGTCCACTCAACTCATTGGCCACGATGTGCTATCCGCAATGAGATATTTACTGTCTCCAAACGGCATTCGACGTCACTTTCAGAAGaccattatatatattgaatctaGCATTACGTTCTATTCAGTAGgatgtttttaaaaacaaaaactggcaTACTGTGAAGCAGTTTAATGACCGAAATGCAAAGATTAGAATAACGTCATGGTGTGTTTACCGCCCGGGGGATAAGCTAAAGCGAACGAAAGGCATTCGAAACTTGAAGTACCAACTTTCATAAACAGCTGAGAACGTGTAGTAGAATTAGTAATCAGACATCCATCCTGGGTAAAACAGGATAACAATATCCAGCGCATTGTATGCTTTAATATTCATTATAAATACAGTTCAAGTTGTATTTGTCAATTAACAAGGAATAGTAATCCAGAATTCAAGTCACAATCATGATATATGAATTTTAGATAGCAATAAGTGTAGCAGGAAGTACACAGGCGTATTTTTAgggaaatattcaatcaaatataGATTACTGATTTGAATACCTCTGTATATTGCTAACTATATTTCTACAAAACGTGTTGTTAAATtggatgaatatatatttccatTATCAGATATATTAAAATGAGCTCATACGACATATACATCGTTCTCGTACTTTCATTGTACGGTATTAGTTCAGTCGTTAGTCAAGAAGACACAGGGCTCTGCACAACGATTTACGAATACTGCAAAATACACCAAACAAGCGGTGGCCAAAGTGAATCATGTGCCAATCAGAAAACAAAACCTGGTCGGGTTGGAAAAACTGGTCCACGTGGTATGCCGGGACAAAAAGGAGAACCTGGAATCGTTGATTACAATCGTGTCAATACCGAAATATCAGAGGACATTACAGGtactatatatatgtaatattaaattcaTACATTTGTCCCGGTCTTTTCTAATTTTCATGGATTCAGACGAGCAATTCGtaatatgtaatatatacagtatagtCAGTTTGGCACACAATCatatataagtaaataaatCTCGCCCAATCAACTACCCATTTTCAAGCATCAAATTTTCGGCACCTGTGATTAATTTACAACTTATCCGCATGTAATATTGGTAAATTAGTTTTAGCAATTACTTTCTTTTCAACATTGCAGAAGCGGAAATGCgtctaaatcaaaaatacaataaGTTGGAAGAAGCATTGCACAGAGGTAAAAATGGGTATTTGAAGTCATGAAGCGATCCCATAATTGGCTCAACTTGGTTTCGCCGAATAAAAACTGTCGCGATTACGTCCTCGACTACTGGGATTCAATTCGTGACATGTTACCGTATGTCGGCGACACAAATATATTCTCGGTATAAAATCGACAGAGCTAAATCAACTAATAAAACTAATGTGAAATTTTGCTGAACGCTCAATGTCTGACCAATAAAAGATTTAAACTTGCCTCCGTTCTCTGACACCGATAAAATGTATGCTCtggcaaattttgttttaggcaattctgtatgaaaaaataccaataaatttgaatactaTACGCGAATGGATTGTACAttataatatcatttttcaattaaTGTAATACGTTGTTCCTGAAAAAACAACGAcattacattaaaaatatatatatgcaaaatttcataattttattcagatcgTTATTATCCGGATAGTTGTCGAGGATTACACAAACTCAATTCACTTTTGTGGAATGAAACCGGAggagtttttgaaatctatcCTACCCCTGTTTCTGAAAAGACTGAAGTTTACTGTGATCTCATGACAGATGAAGGTAGATGGATCGTAAGTTGAATCGATTCACTTAATCAAAttagaatttgttgaaaaattatctaaaatctccatgtataataaaaacaaaccaaTTCAAACTTGACTTGAAAGTGTAATGTTCTCACAAAGGTATTTCAACGTCGAATGGATGGCTCTGAAGACTTTTATCGTGGATGGAATGATTATGTGAATGGGTTTGGAAATACGATTGGAGAATTTTGGCTTGGTGagttttttttatccacttaaATGGTATCAACCTTTTATGCTGCAACAAGTTACTTATAAATGctgtcaataaaaaaataaacaaaaaaatgaaataaaaaaatggaaaaatgctGGAGATATATTTCATCCCGTCCATTTTAAATATCCATATTCATGTTGCCCATATCCCAATATTAACCTCAACAGAGAGATTAACAGACAGTTATGTGAAATGCACTATATAGCTATGCGGACaacaaatttgacaaaaaaaaaaaacgtattcaCGTTACTGATTTTTAGGTTTAGAAAATATCTATCATATATTGAAAGACAAGACGTATGAACTCAGAGTAGACATGGAAGACTGGGAAGGAAACAAAGCCTATGCAAAATATGGGTATGACATCGAACCttcaatttaatgtaaaatctttaatcaatttttaattgcaTCTTTTTATATACTCTATTATTTCTAGAACATTCTCGATTGGCGATTCTTCAACAAATTACCGTGTAACGGTTGGTCAATACAGTGGAAATGCTGGCGATTCACTTGGACATTCTCAACATCTAGAGCGACCCTTCACAATTAAAGACGCGGATCATGATACATCATCTGACAACTGTGCTGTTACTTTTAAGGGGGCATTCTGGTACGGAGCTTGTCATGCAACAAATTTGAATGGAGTGTATATCAAAGGAGGGAAAGCGAAATATGGAATATCTGTGGTCTGGTATAGTTGGAAAGGCCTGGAATATTCTCTGAAgtttgttgaaatgaaaatgagaCAAAAACTGTGAACTACAAACTTACTACATTCATGAAGTaaatttacacatatatagtaGACATGATTTAATTTAGTATATTCAACGAAAGCacgcaaaaaagaaaaaaaaaatgaaaacttagAAATCAGAGAAGGGGCATAAGGAAATTTAAAAAGTGTTAACACTAGCAAATCTCATGAACCACACAAAGTTATATAAACAACAATTCTTTACTTTTGATGACATCATTACACAAAATTTCATATAGAAAACCGAATCCCATAGAGTCCACAGACACtttaaagataaataaaaagaGAAAGCCTTGTGAAGACAACAACggtcttttttaccaatgaaaaTTTCTCAGCAATTGTTCCAACAACAGCatgaataataacaaaacgacccTAAGGTCCACATCGTACCCAAAATCGCATCGTAAACAACATAGTTCGATGATTGAGCATATATATGGTCTTTGATTGAGAGAGGTTAACAGTGACAAAGAGCGACTTTGAGCGACATAAGTGAAGCATTGATAATGACGTCATCAGTGTCATCTTACACCCGCTTTCTTGGAGAAATAGCAACAATATCTACACATGTAAATACAACAGTAATTCACATTATAGAAATGTTAATTGGGATTGTTCACTCCAAGTATACAACAATTTGTCATCAATCAGCATAGGATATGTCACTCAAATGGCTGTATAAGTATATTCGGACGCATATCACGTTTGTATGTACACCAAATAAATGAATGTATATTGAATTGACTATACGTAGACATtggttgtatatgcatatgatttGACTTAGATA
This genomic interval from Styela clava chromosome 15, kaStyClav1.hap1.2, whole genome shotgun sequence contains the following:
- the LOC144411818 gene encoding fibrinogen C domain-containing protein 1-like, coding for LYLDRYYPDSCRGLHKLNSLSWNETGGVFEIYPTPVSEKIEVYCDLMTDEGGWIVFQRRMDGSEDFYRGWDDYVNGFGNTIGEFWLGLENIHQMLKGKTFELRVDMEDWEGNKAYAKYGTFSIGDSSTNYRLTVGQYSGNAGNSLGDAQHQRRPFTTKDADHDTYRDKNCAVTFKGAFWYGACHKTNLNGLYIKGGKAQYAISVVWYDWKGHEYSLKFVEMKMRQKQ
- the LOC144411819 gene encoding microfibril-associated glycoprotein 4-like is translated as MSSYDIYIVLVLSLYGISSVVSQEDTGLCTTIYEYCKIHQTSGGQSESCANQKTKPGRVGKTGPRGMPGQKGEPGIVDYNRVNTEISEDITEAEMRLNQKYNKLEEALHRDRYYPDSCRGLHKLNSLLWNETGGVFEIYPTPVSEKTEVYCDLMTDEGRWIVFQRRMDGSEDFYRGWNDYVNGFGNTIGEFWLGLENIYHILKDKTYELRVDMEDWEGNKAYAKYGTFSIGDSSTNYRVTVGQYSGNAGDSLGHSQHLERPFTIKDADHDTSSDNCAVTFKGAFWYGACHATNLNGVYIKGGKAKYGISVVWYSWKGLEYSLKFVEMKMRQKL